Proteins encoded together in one Yersinia mollaretii ATCC 43969 window:
- the darB gene encoding darobactin export ABC transporter permease subunit, with the protein MLISEFFNDVKLSPMASILAITITTLGMVSSFLVLVLYLTDNNIEKHHSHYSQTYRLETQLTLPSGDKITSAQVALPLLSVLKNEKNIQKIAYTFRLFTNLQVNARVYNKVDIYAVSPNFFNIVMPYSQKIPPLARNEIIITPEFNRQYLQLDNPKGQIITLGGKHQYVIKEVVELNNASRFNTQAVIAFSPEMIDGYHDKRHDWYDMHVYAFVTIEPGTKLTTEQLNTLITQHVPRLPGAPFIVSPEEFIQLSARNITDIHYDNSLPDEMSTVISKSYIYTLYAAGIFIFLTTVMNFFNVNNVINSNKKSSFQIKKSVGASHAQLLTESFYIATLQTLCILISAIILLVILISLSINIKTLILIQGISYLWHALLPVLMSIYAAVIASHLTYLYVVVFPNPSSHSNYYNDQPLSRYIYQGLLCVQIIIAGVIIYLWAGIMTQNSFIQRHDFGYEKDNIITFPLSDELSTTASINNLEDEFKRTIGVKALSLSSWQPFNRSRHSSSISHQNQQEKDKLVSINILNANKNFVDVWGLKTLAGNEHTLVPSDSDDLYHAIVTKSFISAMGFASYDEVLNTTFYIYSGDAQRKIRILSVVNDFYLAEQNEKVTPQLIFIEDKTQQYGALKLQTSHDIAMTKRVLERYHITPEQIKSVNSLHQESLSSSKLIQTTVNNLTLLSMALILISTVIISMSETKRIEKTLRIMDAIGGSIYTNIVFFIQQNIAPVFVAVIISLPAGQFLLNLWLNQYVIVNGLSYIYAMAALLAFIVTIIMVMCATLFFNNTFSKKNSQ; encoded by the coding sequence ATGCTTATAAGTGAATTCTTCAATGATGTAAAACTCAGCCCAATGGCTAGTATATTAGCCATAACAATAACCACATTGGGAATGGTTTCATCATTTTTAGTATTAGTGCTTTATTTAACAGATAACAATATTGAAAAACATCATAGTCATTATTCGCAAACTTATCGTCTAGAAACTCAATTGACTCTGCCTAGCGGTGACAAAATTACATCCGCTCAAGTGGCACTGCCTCTATTATCCGTATTAAAAAATGAGAAAAACATTCAGAAAATAGCCTACACGTTTCGATTATTCACAAATTTGCAAGTCAATGCCCGAGTATATAACAAAGTCGATATCTATGCTGTTAGCCCAAACTTTTTCAATATCGTCATGCCCTACTCGCAAAAAATCCCCCCTCTGGCCCGGAATGAAATTATTATCACGCCTGAGTTTAATCGCCAATACCTTCAGTTGGATAACCCTAAAGGGCAGATCATTACATTAGGGGGGAAACACCAATACGTAATAAAAGAGGTGGTTGAGCTCAATAACGCCAGCCGTTTTAACACGCAGGCGGTTATTGCTTTTTCTCCAGAGATGATTGATGGCTACCATGACAAACGGCATGATTGGTACGATATGCATGTCTATGCATTTGTCACTATAGAACCCGGTACAAAACTCACTACCGAGCAATTGAATACACTGATTACTCAACATGTCCCCCGCCTTCCTGGCGCACCATTTATCGTTAGCCCCGAAGAATTTATTCAGCTATCGGCACGCAACATCACTGATATTCATTACGACAATTCGTTGCCTGATGAAATGAGTACAGTAATTTCAAAATCCTATATATATACGTTGTATGCTGCGGGTATCTTTATCTTTTTAACCACGGTCATGAATTTTTTCAATGTTAATAATGTCATCAATAGCAATAAAAAAAGCAGTTTTCAGATAAAAAAGTCAGTGGGTGCATCTCATGCTCAACTGCTAACAGAGTCATTTTACATCGCAACATTACAAACACTGTGCATACTGATATCAGCAATCATCCTTTTGGTAATTCTGATCTCTCTGTCTATTAATATCAAAACGCTAATCCTAATTCAGGGCATTAGCTATTTATGGCACGCACTCCTGCCGGTATTGATGTCCATCTATGCCGCAGTGATAGCATCCCATTTAACTTATCTCTATGTTGTCGTCTTTCCCAACCCATCCAGTCACAGTAATTACTATAATGATCAGCCGTTATCGCGTTACATCTATCAAGGTCTATTATGCGTTCAAATAATTATTGCGGGTGTCATCATCTATTTATGGGCAGGTATCATGACACAAAACAGCTTTATACAACGTCATGACTTTGGCTATGAAAAAGACAATATTATAACATTCCCTCTCAGTGATGAGCTGAGCACCACAGCATCAATCAATAACTTAGAAGATGAATTTAAACGCACTATTGGGGTAAAGGCACTCTCATTAAGCAGTTGGCAACCCTTTAATAGGTCAAGACACAGCTCTTCAATATCTCATCAAAATCAGCAAGAGAAAGATAAGTTAGTGTCTATAAATATTCTTAATGCAAATAAAAACTTTGTCGATGTTTGGGGTTTAAAAACATTAGCTGGCAATGAACATACTCTTGTACCAAGTGATAGTGATGACCTTTATCATGCCATAGTGACAAAGTCTTTTATTTCTGCAATGGGATTTGCATCCTATGATGAGGTGCTTAACACGACATTTTATATATACAGCGGTGATGCACAACGTAAAATACGCATCCTTAGTGTCGTAAATGATTTTTATCTTGCCGAACAAAATGAAAAAGTGACGCCACAACTCATATTTATTGAAGATAAAACGCAACAATATGGCGCACTAAAACTACAAACCAGTCACGATATTGCCATGACAAAAAGAGTCCTTGAGCGTTATCACATCACTCCTGAACAAATAAAATCAGTTAACTCTCTACATCAAGAGAGCTTAAGCAGTAGTAAATTAATACAAACAACCGTCAATAACCTGACCTTACTGTCAATGGCATTGATATTGATAAGTACAGTTATCATTAGCATGTCAGAGACAAAACGAATCGAAAAGACCTTAAGAATAATGGACGCAATAGGTGGATCTATTTACACGAACATAGTTTTCTTTATACAACAAAATATCGCACCGGTCTTTGTTGCAGTCATAATCTCTCTCCCTGCAGGGCAGTTTTTACTGAACCTCTGGCTTAATCAATATGTTATTGTCAATGGACTGTCATATATCTATGCCATGGCTGCACTCTTAGCATTCATCGTTACTATTATCATGGTTATGTGTGCCACCTTATTTTTCAATAACACATTTTCCAAAAAAAACTCTCAATAA
- the fghA gene encoding S-formylglutathione hydrolase: MNTSLELLEEHRMFGGWQQRYRHAASSLNCNMTFSIYLPPPRDDNPPPVLYWLSGLTCNDENFTLKAGAQRIAAELGLVLVMPDTSPRGDGVPNDDGYDLGQGAGFYLNATQAPWSAHFRMYDYISQELPALIRQHFSVSERQSISGHSMGGHGALMLALRNPQQYQSASAFAPIVNPCQVPWGRKAFTAYLGTDESQWLQYDSCHLLTHAQAQLPMLVDQGDGDQFLAEQLQPAKLAELARQRDWPLTLRIQPGYDHSYFTIATFIEDHLRFHAEYLHL, translated from the coding sequence ATGAATACGTCACTTGAACTTCTCGAAGAGCACCGGATGTTTGGCGGATGGCAGCAGCGCTATCGCCATGCCGCTAGCAGCCTGAATTGCAATATGACGTTCAGCATCTATCTGCCGCCACCACGGGATGATAACCCACCGCCAGTGCTCTACTGGCTGTCGGGGCTGACCTGTAATGATGAAAACTTCACACTGAAAGCCGGTGCGCAGCGCATTGCCGCTGAACTCGGATTGGTGCTGGTGATGCCAGATACTAGCCCACGCGGTGATGGCGTTCCTAATGATGATGGCTATGACTTGGGTCAGGGGGCGGGATTTTATCTGAATGCGACACAAGCGCCTTGGTCGGCACATTTTCGGATGTACGACTATATCAGCCAAGAGTTGCCAGCACTGATCCGCCAGCATTTTAGTGTGAGTGAACGTCAATCTATCAGTGGTCACTCAATGGGCGGTCACGGGGCACTGATGCTGGCGCTGCGCAACCCGCAGCAATATCAGTCGGCCTCAGCTTTTGCGCCGATCGTGAATCCGTGCCAGGTACCTTGGGGCCGTAAAGCTTTTACGGCCTATCTGGGCACGGATGAGAGCCAATGGCTGCAATACGATAGTTGCCATCTACTGACCCATGCACAAGCTCAGTTGCCGATGTTGGTCGATCAAGGCGATGGCGATCAATTCCTTGCTGAACAGTTACAACCCGCAAAATTAGCCGAACTGGCGCGCCAACGTGATTGGCCGCTGACTTTGCGTATTCAGCCAGGTTATGATCATAGCTATTTCACTATAGCGACATTTATTGAAGATCATCTGCGCTTCCATGCAGAGTATTTACATCTATAA
- a CDS encoding S-(hydroxymethyl)glutathione dehydrogenase/class III alcohol dehydrogenase encodes MEMIKTRAAVAWGPNQPLSVEEVDLMPPQKGEVLVRIVASGVCHTDAYTLSGKDPEGIFPVILGHEGGGIVEAIGEGVTSVAVGDHVIPLYTPECGECKFCRSGKTNLCQAIRSTQGKGLMPDGTTRFSKNGQPIFHYMGTSTFSELTVVPEISLARINKEAPLEEVCLLGCGVTTGMGAVMNTAKVKPGDTVAIFGLGGIGLSAVIGAQMAGASRIIGIDLNTSKFELARKLGATDLINPKDYDKPIQDVIVELTDGGVDFSFECIGNVNVMRSALECCHKGWGESVIIGVAGAGEEISTRPFQLVTGRVWRGSAFGGVKGRSELPGIVQQYLDGKFALSDFITHTMGLDQINEAFDLMHEGKSIRTVIHFDHSSKNK; translated from the coding sequence ATGGAGATGATTAAAACTCGCGCCGCAGTCGCATGGGGGCCAAACCAGCCGCTATCCGTTGAAGAAGTTGATTTGATGCCGCCACAAAAGGGCGAAGTGCTGGTACGGATTGTCGCCAGTGGGGTTTGCCACACTGACGCCTACACCCTATCGGGCAAAGATCCTGAAGGGATTTTCCCCGTGATTCTAGGTCATGAAGGCGGCGGGATTGTCGAAGCGATTGGTGAAGGCGTGACCAGTGTTGCCGTGGGTGATCACGTCATTCCCCTCTACACACCGGAGTGTGGCGAATGTAAATTCTGCCGTTCCGGTAAAACCAACTTGTGCCAAGCAATTCGCAGCACACAGGGCAAAGGCTTGATGCCGGATGGCACCACCCGCTTCTCTAAAAATGGTCAGCCCATCTTCCACTATATGGGTACCTCAACCTTCTCTGAGTTGACCGTAGTGCCGGAAATATCACTGGCAAGAATCAATAAAGAAGCGCCATTAGAAGAAGTTTGCTTATTGGGCTGTGGCGTCACCACTGGCATGGGTGCGGTGATGAATACCGCCAAAGTGAAACCAGGTGATACCGTCGCCATCTTCGGTTTGGGTGGCATTGGTTTGTCCGCTGTTATTGGCGCACAAATGGCGGGTGCTAGCCGAATTATCGGGATCGACCTCAATACCAGTAAATTCGAGCTGGCCCGCAAACTGGGCGCGACTGACCTGATCAACCCGAAAGATTATGATAAACCTATCCAAGATGTGATTGTCGAGCTGACCGATGGCGGCGTTGATTTCTCATTTGAATGTATTGGTAACGTCAATGTCATGCGCTCGGCACTGGAGTGCTGCCATAAAGGCTGGGGCGAATCCGTGATTATTGGTGTCGCCGGTGCCGGTGAAGAGATCTCCACGCGCCCATTCCAGTTGGTGACAGGCCGTGTATGGCGTGGCTCTGCATTTGGTGGCGTCAAGGGTCGTTCAGAATTGCCGGGCATTGTGCAGCAATATCTGGATGGCAAATTTGCCCTGAGCGATTTCATTACCCATACCATGGGCTTGGATCAGATCAACGAAGCTTTTGACTTGATGCATGAAGGCAAATCTATTCGTACTGTGATTCATTTTGATCATTCTTCAAAAAACAAATAG
- the ptrR gene encoding putrescine utilization regulator PtrR, producing MDLTQLRMFCCVAETGSVARAAEQMHRVPSNLTTRLRQLEIELGADLFIREKQRLRLSPMGHNFLCYANRILALSEEAMRITHAGEPAGNFPLGSMESTAATRLPNLLAAYHQRYPKVSLSLITGTSGEIIEQVRAGTLATALVDGPVQHDELHGCRSFEEQLVIISCLDHQPILQARDAVDETLFAFRPSCSYRLRLESWFRQAGVLPGQIMEIQSYHAMLACVASGAGLALIPHAVLTLLPGHEGVQVHQLPADIADTATWLIWRKDAFSPNVRALKELIIEQIETH from the coding sequence ATGGACCTGACTCAGCTACGCATGTTTTGTTGCGTGGCGGAAACCGGCTCCGTTGCCCGAGCAGCGGAGCAGATGCACCGCGTCCCTTCAAATTTAACGACACGCCTGCGCCAGCTTGAAATTGAACTGGGCGCGGACCTGTTTATCCGCGAAAAACAGCGCCTGCGCTTGTCACCCATGGGCCATAATTTTCTCTGCTACGCCAATCGGATTTTGGCGCTGAGTGAAGAGGCGATGCGCATTACTCATGCTGGCGAACCGGCAGGTAACTTCCCGCTCGGCTCAATGGAGAGCACGGCGGCCACCCGCCTGCCCAATCTGCTGGCGGCTTATCATCAGCGCTACCCCAAGGTCTCTTTGTCACTGATCACCGGCACGTCAGGTGAAATCATTGAACAAGTCCGTGCCGGTACATTGGCGACCGCACTGGTCGATGGCCCAGTTCAGCACGATGAACTGCACGGCTGCCGCTCTTTCGAGGAGCAACTGGTGATCATCTCCTGTCTGGATCACCAGCCAATTCTGCAAGCCCGTGATGCCGTGGACGAGACCCTGTTCGCCTTCCGCCCCAGTTGCTCTTACCGACTACGGCTGGAGAGTTGGTTCCGTCAGGCGGGTGTCCTGCCGGGGCAAATCATGGAAATTCAGTCCTACCATGCCATGCTCGCCTGTGTAGCCAGCGGGGCGGGGCTGGCACTGATCCCTCACGCCGTATTGACGCTATTGCCGGGCCATGAAGGAGTGCAAGTCCATCAATTACCTGCGGATATTGCCGATACCGCTACTTGGCTTATTTGGCGCAAAGATGCCTTTAGCCCCAATGTCCGCGCACTAAAAGAGCTGATCATCGAGCAAATTGAGACGCATTGA
- a CDS encoding YbfB/YjiJ family MFS transporter, translated as MALRIAISGFLALVVAMGIGRFAFTPQVPLMIAEHQFTLTGAGLVAAFNYLGYLFGAFDAMRASRHVERRLWLGLWGAVALTLLSAVVDGVWWHGVVRFAIGWASGWSMVLIAAWTNERLAHFGRPALSAAVFAGPGAGIFISGMLAVLIHSYELSAAQAWTVYGVLALMIIAAISINLPRSGELHRPHIAAVPLTLTPALKRLVWSYSLAGFGYILPATFLSQMATARFPESLFAQFVWPVFGGAAVIGITIGILTRHCLTSQTRLALTLWVQALGVLCAELVPGVSGLALGALLTGGGFLSVVQLSLQHGRELAPEHTRYMAGLLTTGYAIGQLVGPILSAISTALTHRLEPALYVAVVALIIAGALAIKTPARAREAVVG; from the coding sequence ATGGCATTAAGAATAGCAATAAGTGGCTTTCTGGCATTGGTCGTCGCCATGGGGATTGGGCGTTTTGCTTTTACGCCACAAGTGCCACTGATGATTGCAGAACATCAATTCACCTTGACCGGCGCAGGGCTGGTGGCGGCCTTTAATTATCTGGGATACCTGTTTGGTGCCTTTGATGCTATGCGGGCCAGCCGCCATGTTGAACGGCGCTTATGGCTGGGGCTATGGGGAGCGGTCGCGCTCACTCTGCTGTCGGCGGTGGTGGATGGCGTGTGGTGGCATGGCGTGGTGCGTTTTGCCATTGGCTGGGCCAGTGGGTGGTCTATGGTGCTGATTGCGGCCTGGACGAATGAGCGTCTGGCGCATTTTGGCCGCCCCGCGCTCAGCGCCGCAGTTTTTGCCGGGCCGGGTGCCGGTATATTCATCAGCGGTATGCTCGCTGTGCTTATCCATAGCTATGAGTTATCAGCCGCGCAAGCCTGGACGGTGTATGGCGTATTGGCGCTGATGATTATTGCTGCGATTAGCATCAATCTGCCGCGCAGTGGGGAGTTGCATCGACCGCACATTGCTGCGGTTCCACTGACCTTAACCCCCGCACTCAAACGCTTGGTGTGGAGCTACAGTTTGGCGGGATTTGGCTACATTCTGCCCGCGACTTTCTTGTCACAAATGGCGACCGCGCGCTTCCCTGAGAGCCTGTTTGCCCAGTTCGTCTGGCCTGTTTTCGGTGGGGCGGCGGTGATCGGGATCACCATTGGTATTTTGACTCGCCACTGCCTGACCTCACAAACCCGTCTGGCGTTAACATTATGGGTGCAGGCGCTGGGTGTCCTGTGCGCAGAGCTAGTGCCGGGAGTGAGCGGGTTGGCATTGGGCGCACTATTGACTGGTGGCGGATTCCTCAGTGTGGTTCAGCTCTCATTGCAGCATGGCCGTGAATTGGCCCCCGAGCACACTCGCTATATGGCGGGGCTGCTGACCACGGGGTATGCCATCGGGCAACTGGTTGGCCCGATATTATCGGCAATCTCTACCGCATTGACTCACCGACTGGAACCGGCGCTCTATGTGGCGGTGGTGGCACTGATTATTGCCGGTGCGCTAGCGATTAAAACGCCCGCACGCGCCCGTGAAGCGGTGGTGGGGTGA
- the folE gene encoding GTP cyclohydrolase I FolE, whose product MSSLSKEAELVHEALLARGLETPLRKQELDAETRKTRIQEHMTQVMQLLNLDLTDDSLADTPRRIAKMYVDEIFSGLDYENFPKITLIQNKMKVDEMVTVRDITLTSTCEHHFVTIDGKATVAYIPKDSVIGLSKINRIVQFFAQRPQVQERLTQQILLALQTLLGTNNVAVSIDAVHYCVKARGIRDATSATTTTSLGGLFKSSQNTRQEFLRAVRHNG is encoded by the coding sequence ATGTCATCGCTAAGTAAAGAAGCTGAGCTGGTTCATGAAGCGCTGCTGGCTCGTGGCCTCGAAACCCCATTGCGCAAGCAAGAGTTAGATGCCGAAACGCGCAAGACCCGGATTCAAGAGCATATGACGCAAGTCATGCAGTTATTGAATCTCGATTTAACCGACGATAGTTTGGCCGATACGCCAAGACGCATCGCCAAGATGTATGTTGATGAGATTTTCTCCGGACTGGATTACGAAAATTTCCCCAAAATTACCTTAATTCAAAATAAAATGAAGGTCGATGAGATGGTGACGGTGCGGGATATCACCCTGACCAGTACCTGCGAGCATCATTTTGTGACGATCGATGGTAAAGCCACAGTGGCGTATATTCCTAAAGACAGTGTGATTGGGTTGTCCAAAATCAACCGTATCGTGCAGTTCTTCGCCCAGCGCCCGCAAGTGCAGGAGCGACTGACGCAGCAAATTCTGTTGGCGTTACAGACGCTGTTGGGCACGAATAATGTCGCTGTTTCGATTGATGCGGTGCATTATTGCGTCAAGGCACGGGGCATCCGTGATGCGACCAGTGCTACCACCACCACTTCATTAGGCGGATTGTTCAAGTCCAGCCAGAATACCCGTCAGGAATTCCTGCGCGCGGTACGTCACAACGGCTAA
- the yeiB gene encoding DUF418 domain-containing protein YeiB, which produces MRQRIATLDSARGLAILGILLLNISAFGLPKAAYLNPAYLGLPSLSDSWTWAILDIVAQAKFLSIFAILFGAGLELLLKRGKGWIRARLSLLLLLGLIHGIFFWDGDILFAYGLIGLVCWRMIRDAKDAASLLRTGGVLYLLGVAVLLLLGFISSGEPGRFWQPGPADLQYEAFWKLQGGIEAWKNRLDLLSSNLIAIGAQYGWELAGSMLFGAGLMRSGWLRGEFSLRHYRLIAACLIPLSLLIQIPGVALQWGGGWDYRWTGFLLQVPRELGAPLQAVGYLALLYGFWPTLSGWRVSHWLAQVGRMALSNYLLQTLICTLIFYHFGLYQQLDRLQLLAVVPLVWLCNILFSLFWLRYFAQGPVEWLWRKLTAYACGQSLQPRNTKP; this is translated from the coding sequence ATGCGTCAACGCATCGCAACGTTAGACAGTGCGCGAGGGCTGGCCATTCTTGGCATTCTGCTGCTCAATATCAGTGCGTTTGGCCTACCAAAGGCCGCTTACCTCAATCCCGCTTATTTGGGCCTCCCCTCACTGTCAGATAGCTGGACTTGGGCCATTCTCGATATTGTGGCGCAGGCGAAATTTCTCTCCATCTTTGCCATTTTGTTTGGCGCGGGCCTCGAACTGCTGCTTAAGCGGGGTAAAGGCTGGATACGGGCGCGTCTTTCCCTGTTGCTACTGCTGGGATTGATTCACGGTATCTTCTTCTGGGATGGAGATATTCTATTTGCTTATGGTTTGATTGGCTTGGTGTGTTGGCGAATGATCCGGGATGCCAAAGATGCCGCCAGCTTATTGCGCACCGGAGGGGTGCTCTATCTGCTTGGCGTCGCCGTACTCTTGCTGCTGGGGTTTATCAGCAGCGGGGAACCGGGCCGCTTTTGGCAACCAGGGCCAGCAGACCTGCAATACGAGGCATTCTGGAAGCTGCAAGGTGGGATCGAGGCATGGAAGAATCGGCTGGACTTGCTGTCATCCAATTTGATTGCTATCGGCGCACAATATGGCTGGGAACTGGCGGGTTCTATGCTCTTTGGGGCCGGATTGATGCGCTCAGGCTGGCTGCGCGGTGAGTTCAGCTTGCGCCACTACCGACTGATTGCGGCCTGTTTGATACCGCTTTCATTGCTCATCCAGATTCCGGGCGTGGCCCTGCAATGGGGGGGGGGCTGGGATTACCGTTGGACGGGCTTTTTACTGCAAGTTCCCCGCGAGTTGGGTGCCCCTTTGCAGGCGGTGGGGTATCTGGCGCTACTCTATGGCTTCTGGCCGACCCTATCCGGCTGGCGTGTTAGCCATTGGTTGGCGCAGGTGGGTCGAATGGCGCTAAGCAACTATCTACTGCAAACATTGATATGCACACTGATCTTCTATCATTTCGGCTTATACCAGCAACTTGACCGCTTGCAATTACTGGCAGTGGTTCCGTTGGTCTGGTTGTGTAACATCCTCTTCTCACTGTTTTGGCTACGTTATTTCGCCCAAGGGCCGGTCGAATGGCTATGGCGAAAATTGACTGCGTATGCCTGTGGTCAATCGTTACAACCTCGCAACACTAAGCCCTGA
- the galS gene encoding HTH-type transcriptional regulator GalS, with amino-acid sequence MAAQHSSGNSITIRDVASRAGVSLATVSRVLNNSAAIRPETRAAVLKAVSELGYRPNANAQALATQSSDTVGVVVMDVSDPFFGALVKAVDTVAQRHQKYVLIGNSYHQADKERHAIEVLLRQRCNSLVVHAKALSDGELIGFLEQVPGMVLINRIIPGFEHRCVGLDNVSGAQIACRQLLKQGHQRIGFLGSNHPIDDVMQRQTGYLNALEAAGITALDSWRAYGTPDLAGGERAMIDLLGRNLQLSAVFAYNDSMAAGALAALKENGISVPEQFSLVGFDDIPIARYTSPKLSTIRYPIVSMATLATELALEGANRPLDPHATYCFTPTLVPRHSVAICGVAH; translated from the coding sequence ATGGCCGCTCAGCACTCATCTGGCAACAGTATCACTATTCGCGATGTGGCCTCACGGGCGGGCGTTTCGTTGGCGACGGTATCCCGCGTGCTCAATAATAGCGCCGCTATCCGGCCCGAAACCCGCGCCGCTGTGCTGAAGGCGGTGTCTGAACTGGGCTACCGCCCGAATGCTAATGCGCAGGCGCTGGCGACACAAAGCAGCGATACGGTTGGCGTAGTCGTCATGGATGTTTCAGATCCCTTTTTTGGTGCATTGGTGAAAGCGGTAGACACTGTGGCTCAACGGCATCAAAAATACGTGCTGATTGGCAATAGCTACCATCAGGCGGATAAAGAGCGCCATGCCATTGAGGTGCTACTTCGTCAGCGCTGTAATTCGTTGGTTGTCCATGCTAAGGCATTGAGTGATGGCGAATTAATAGGTTTTTTAGAGCAAGTTCCGGGTATGGTTCTGATTAATCGAATTATTCCTGGCTTCGAGCATCGTTGTGTAGGATTAGACAATGTTAGCGGTGCGCAAATAGCGTGTCGTCAACTGCTCAAGCAGGGCCATCAGCGCATCGGTTTCCTCGGTTCCAATCACCCCATTGATGATGTCATGCAGCGCCAGACTGGCTACCTGAATGCGCTTGAGGCTGCGGGTATCACGGCTCTCGACAGTTGGCGCGCCTATGGCACGCCAGACTTAGCAGGGGGGGAGCGCGCCATGATTGACTTGCTGGGGCGCAATTTGCAGCTTAGTGCGGTGTTCGCTTACAACGACTCAATGGCGGCGGGGGCATTGGCCGCGCTGAAAGAGAACGGTATCAGTGTCCCTGAGCAGTTCTCGCTGGTGGGCTTTGATGACATCCCCATTGCTCGCTATACCAGCCCCAAACTCAGCACCATCCGCTATCCGATTGTTTCCATGGCAACTTTAGCCACGGAACTGGCCCTCGAAGGGGCAAATCGCCCACTAGATCCTCACGCGACCTACTGTTTCACTCCGACACTGGTGCCACGGCATTCTGTCGCAATTTGTGGTGTTGCTCACTAG
- the mglB gene encoding galactose/glucose ABC transporter substrate-binding protein MglB, whose translation MNKKVFTLATLAASMLFGAAAQADTRIGVTIYKYDDNFMSVVRKAIEKDAKASPDVTLLMNDSQNDQSKQNDQIDVLLAKGVKALAINLVDPAAAPVVIDKARANDVPIVFYNKEPSRKALDSYDKAYYVGTDSKESGVIQGELIAKHWQANPAWDLNKDGKIQFVLLKGEPGHPDAEARTTYVIKTLNEKGIPTQQLQLDTAMWDTAQAKDKMDAWLSGPNANKIEVVIANNDAMAMGAVEALKAHNKTSVPVFGVDALPEALAMVKSGQMAGTVLNDANNQAKATFDLAKNLAAGKPAAEGTTWKIDNKIVRIPYVGVDKDNLAEFTK comes from the coding sequence ATGAATAAGAAGGTTTTCACATTAGCAACCCTGGCTGCCAGCATGTTGTTTGGCGCGGCTGCTCAAGCTGATACCCGTATTGGTGTCACCATCTATAAATATGATGACAACTTTATGTCCGTGGTCCGTAAAGCGATAGAGAAAGATGCCAAAGCATCTCCTGACGTTACCTTACTAATGAATGACTCCCAGAATGACCAGTCCAAGCAAAACGATCAAATCGACGTGTTGTTGGCCAAGGGCGTCAAAGCGCTGGCAATTAACTTGGTTGACCCCGCAGCCGCACCCGTGGTGATTGATAAAGCCCGCGCCAACGATGTACCGATTGTGTTTTATAACAAAGAACCTTCACGTAAAGCCTTGGATAGCTATGACAAAGCTTACTATGTTGGTACTGACTCCAAAGAGTCCGGTGTTATTCAGGGTGAGTTGATTGCTAAACACTGGCAAGCCAACCCAGCATGGGATCTGAATAAAGACGGCAAAATTCAATTTGTGCTGCTGAAAGGCGAACCGGGTCACCCAGATGCTGAAGCGCGTACCACTTACGTCATTAAGACATTGAATGAAAAAGGTATTCCAACTCAACAGTTGCAGTTAGATACCGCGATGTGGGATACCGCACAGGCTAAAGATAAGATGGATGCATGGCTATCTGGTCCTAACGCCAACAAAATCGAAGTGGTTATTGCTAACAACGATGCGATGGCGATGGGCGCAGTAGAAGCACTGAAAGCGCACAACAAAACCAGCGTTCCTGTGTTCGGTGTTGATGCCTTGCCAGAAGCATTAGCGATGGTGAAATCAGGCCAAATGGCCGGTACCGTCTTGAACGATGCCAACAACCAGGCTAAAGCGACCTTTGATCTGGCTAAAAACTTGGCTGCCGGTAAACCTGCTGCTGAAGGCACCACGTGGAAAATCGACAACAAGATCGTACGTATCCCGTATGTTGGTGTTGATAAAGATAACTTGGCTGAATTTACTAAGTAA